A single Lolium perenne isolate Kyuss_39 chromosome 6, Kyuss_2.0, whole genome shotgun sequence DNA region contains:
- the LOC127306307 gene encoding glutamine--tRNA ligase, whose product MSVTTMVTGLEGEKAPALQLETLLALGLDQRTAENALVNSKVTANLAAVIAEAGISGCDKSVGNLLYAVATKHPNSALVHRPALINYIVSTKIKSPAQLDAALSFLSNVGPEYLDIGKFEEACGVGVVVSIEDIHSTVAEILKENMEAILEQRYHINVGSLCGQVRKKHPWGDAKATKDEIEKRLAEILGPKTEADNVKPVKKKKEKPAKVEEKKVAVATAAPPSEEELNPYTIFPQPAENNKVHTEIFFSDGNIWRAHNTKEILEKHLIETGGKVMTRFPPEPNGYLHIGHAKAMFIDFGLAKERDGHCYLRFDDTNPEAEKKEYIDHIQEIVQWMGWEPYKVTFTSDYFQALYEHAVELIRKGLAYVDHQTGEQIKEYREKKMDSPWRNRPTEESLQLFEDMRRGLIAEGAATLRMKQDMQNDNKNMSDLIAYRIKFTPHPHAGDKWCIYPSYDYAHCMVDSFENITHSLCTLEFDIRRPSYYWLLVALGLYQPHVWEYSRLNISNTVMSKRKLNRLVTEKWVDGWDDPRLLTLAGLRRRGVSATAINSFIRGIGITRSDNSLIRVDRLEYHIREELNKTASRTMVVLHPLKVVITNLEDGKVIDLDGKKWPDAPADDASSYYKVPFSRTVYIEKTDFRLKDSKDYYGLAPGKSALLRYAFPIKCTEVIYGDNSDEIVEIRAEYDPSKTSKPKGVLHWVAEPAPGVEPLKVEIRLFEKLFLSENPAELEDWLGDLNPNSKEIVKGAYAVPSLATAVLGDKFQFERLGYFAVDTESTLEKLVFNRTVTLRDSYGKAGPK is encoded by the exons ATGTCGGTGACAACGATGGTCACTGGATTAGAAGGGGAGAAGGCCCCAGCTTTGCAGCTGGAGACACTGCTGGCGCTCGGCCTCGACCAGCGCACGGCGGAGAACGCGCTCGTCAACAGCAAAGTCACTGCCAACCTAGCCGCTGTCATAGCTGAG GCTGGTATAAGTGGATGTGACAAGTCTGTTGGAAATCTTCTCTATGCG GTTGCCACTAAACACCCAAACAGTGCACTTGTCCATCGACCTGCTCTCATCAACTATATTGTGTCAACGAAG ATAAAGAGCCCTGCACAGCTTGATGCTGCCCTGTCATTTCTTTCTAATGTTGGTCCTGAATATTTGGATATTGGGAAATTTGAAGAAGCCTGTGGTGTAG GTGTGGTTGTTTCGATTGAAGATATTCACTCAACTGTCGCTGAGATTCTAAAGGAAAATATGGAAGCTATACTGGAGCAGCGGTATCACATAAATG TTGGTAGCCTATGCGGACAGGTTAGGAAGAAGCACCCCTGGGGCGATGCTAAGGCGACAAAG GATGAGATTGAGAAGAGGCTTGCAGAGATACTAGGTCCAAAGACGGAAGCTGACAATGTAAAACCAGTGAAAAAGAAGAAGGAAAAGCCAGCCAAAGTTGAG GAGAAAAAAGTTGCAGTAGCCACCGCTGCCCCACCATCTGAGGAGGAACTGAATCCATACACTATATTTCCTCAGCCAGCAGAAAACAATAAG GTTCATACAGAAATATTCTTCAGCGATGGGAACATTTGGAGGGCGCATAACACAAAGGAGATCTTAGAGAAACATCTTATTGAAACTGGTGGAAAAGTGATGACCCGTTTCCCACCAGAACCTAATGGATATCTTCATATAGGTCATGCCAAG GCTATGTTTATTGATTTTGGACTGGCTAAAGAGCGCGATGGTCATTGTTACCTTAG GTTTGATGATACAAATCCAGAAGCTGAAAAGAAGGAATATATTGACCACATCCAGGAGATAGTTCAGTGGATGGGGTGGGAGCCCTACAAAGTTACATTTACAAGTGATTATTTTCAAGCTTTATACGAGCATGCAGTTGAGTTAATACGGAAAGGACTAGCCTATGTGGATCACCAG ACTGGAGAACAAATCAAGGAATACAGGGAAAAGAAAATGGATAGTCCATGGAGGAATAGGCCCACTGAAGAGTCACTGCAATTATTTGAAGACATGCGACGTGGGTTGATTGCTGAGGGCGCAGCAACTCTCCGAATGAAGCAGGACATGCAGAATGATAACAAAAACATGTCTGACTTAATTGCATATAGAATAAAA TTCACTCCTCATCCACATGCTGGTGACAAATGGTGTATCTATCCAAGCTATGATTATGCTCATTGCATGGTGGACTCATTTGAAAACATTACACACTCA TTGTGCACACTTGAGTTTGACATACGCCGTCCGTCATACTACTGGCTACTTGTTGCCTTGGGCTTGTACCAGCCTCATGTCTGGGAGTATTCAAGGCTGAACATATCAAATACAGTGATGTCTAAGAGAAAG TTAAACCGGCTTGTGACAGAGAAGTGGGTAGATGGGTGGGATGATCCTCGCCTGTTAACTCTGGCAGGACTGCGGCGACGGGGAGTGTCAGCCACTGCAATTAATTCATTTATCCGTGGAATTGGGATAACAAGAAG TGACAATAGCTTGATTCGTGTTGACCGTCTTGAATATCATATAAGAGAAGAACTTAATAAAACAGCTTCCCGAACCATGGTTGTTCTGCATCCTTTAAAG GTTGTAATAACTAACTTGGAGGATGGAAAAGTCATAGACCTTGATGGAAAGAAGTGGCCTGATGCTCCTGCTGATGATGCTTCATCCTACTACAAG GTTCCTTTCTCAAGAACTGTCTACATTGAGAAAACTGATTTTCGCCTTAAGGACTCAAAAGATTACTATGGGCTAGCTCCTGGTAAATCTGCCTTGCTAAG GTATGCATTCCCCATAAAATGCACAGAGGTTATTTATGGTGATAATTCAGATGAAATTGTTGAAATTCGAGCTGAGTATGACCCCTCAAAGACTTCTAAACCTAAG GGCGTTCTGCACTGGGTTGCCGAGCCAGCGCCTGGAGTTGAGCCATTGAAGGTCGAGATAAGATTATTTGAGAAATTATTTCTATCAGAG AATCCTGCCGAATTAGAGGATTGGCTGGGTGACCTCAACCCAAACTCGAAGGAGATTGTAAAGGGCGCCTATGCTGTACCATCACTCGCGACCGCAGTCCTGGGTGACAAGTTCCAGTTTGAGCGGCTTG GCTATTTTGCTGTGGACACGGAGTCAACTCTCGAGAAGCTTGTGTTCAACAGAACTGTTACTCTGCGCGACTCTTATGGGAAGGCTGGACCCAAGTGA